A single region of the Vicia villosa cultivar HV-30 ecotype Madison, WI linkage group LG4, Vvil1.0, whole genome shotgun sequence genome encodes:
- the LOC131596212 gene encoding uncharacterized protein LOC131596212, producing the protein MATVSKISSLLSLSKPKLIHHTNSFLFPSSILRTLSSSSSNIATRITKKKTEAALAKEKRRTRSDKELDKDTIIELYNNNSHLHIPVMLSEVLDVFSNCTLNSFVDCTLGAAGHSTNVIRGHPELKYFVGIDVDPVASDVAQSRISSVLDESESNVKVFTMLKNFRHIKSVLRGTGEEQLGVASIDGILMDLGMSSMQVDDPQRGFSVLGDGPLDMRMDPQASLKAEDILNSWPDTEVGRILRDYGEESNWRTLVKKIVQTRLEGGLHSTTDLLDLIKHVTPPMKNGRQGWIKTATRVFQALRIAVNDELKTLEDSLYSCFDCLAPGGRLAVISFHSLEDRIVKQTFLNIIKGNEDTVEGESCNSDLRKMIDEIKEKEAWIKQVMHGSNGIVLTKRPITPSEEEEELNRRSRSAKLRVIQKL; encoded by the exons ATGGCAACGGTTTCAAAGATATCGTCACTCTTATCACTATCCAAACCTAAACTCATTCACCACACCAATTCCTTTCTTTTCCCCTCTTCAATTCTCAGAACCCTCAgcagcagcagcagcaacatCGCCACGAGAATCACAAAGAAGAAGACAGAAGCAGCACTTGCCAAGGAAAAGAGACGAACGCGTTCCGACAAAGAACTCGACAAGGACACAATTATTGAGCTTTACAACAACAACTCTCATCTTCATATTCCTGTTATGCTTTCTGAAGTCTTGGATGTCTTCTCAAATTGCACCTTAAACTCTTTCGTTGATTGTACTCTTGGTGCTGCTGGCCACTCCACCAAT GTGATTAGAGGGCATCCAGAGTTGAAGTATTTTGTTGGGATTGATGTGGATCCTGTAGCAAGTGATGTAGCTCAATCGCGGATCAGTTCAGTTTTGGACGAAAGTGAGTCTAATGTGAAAGTGTTTACTATGTTAAAGAATTTTAGACACATCAAATCTGTGCTTAGAGGAACAGGCGAGGAACAATTGGGGGTTGCGTCTATTGATGGCATCTTGATGGACCTCGGAATGTCATCTATGCAG GTGGATGATCCTCAAAGAGGATTCAGCGTGCTTGGTGATGGACCCCTTGATATGCGTATGGATCCTCAG GCAAGCCTCAAAGCAGAAGACATACTAAATTCTTGGCCAGATACTGAAGTGGGACGTATCCTAAGGGACTATGGGGAAGAAAGTAACTGGCGCACTCTGGTGAAGAAAATTGTCCAGACCCGTTTAGAAGGTGGATTACATTCCACTACTGACTTGCTGGATCTTATTAAGCACGTGACTCCTCCTATGAAAA ATGGAAGGCAAGGTTGGATAAAGACAGCAACCCGAGTATTTCAAGCATTGAGAATCGCGGTCAATGATGAACTGAAGACTCTTGAGGATTCTCTCTATTCTTGTTTTGACTGCCTTGCACCTGGGGGCAGGCTTGCTGTCATATCCTTTCACAGCTTGGAGGACAGAATTGTGAAGCAAACATTTCTTAATATAATTAAAGGGAACGAAGACACGGTCGAAGGGGAAAGCTGCAATAGTGATCTGAGGAAGATGATTGACGAAATCAAAGAAAAAGAAGCATGGATAAAACAAGTAATGCATGGATCAAATGGTATAGTTCTCACTAAAAGACCAATCACGCCATCAGAAGAAGAGGAGGAATTGAACCGCCGAAGTAGAAGTGCAAAGCTAAGGGTTATTCAGAAGCTTTGa